TCAATCACAATTTGGTtgacatttaataaaattaaattattataaacagAGTGGTCTTGCAAGTAACTCGTTTATAGCATTTGATATCAAAATCTATATCATAACAGAACTATATCCTACTATACTTGCAATTTCCAGTTTCATCTTCTACTCactaacaaatcaagaacaatttCCAGCAGACTATCAAAACAATTTCcagaacaaatcaagaacaatatCAGAACAAATGCAACAATTTCCAGTTTCATCTTCTACTCACTAACAACGAGAAgctaatatttgaattgaaaaaacaacactatcaacaatTTCCATTGTAAACTCTTTCAAAAAACAACAGACTATCAAAAAACAACAGACTCTAAAGAAAACTGTCTGAATTGAAAACAGCAGACAATTTCTATTGCTCACTGTATCAATACGAATATTTTAGCACAATGTATCAATACAGACTCTAATTTTAGAAGACATTGTGCACAAGacacaattttatcaaatttattttacaagttAAACCAGAAGTTAAACATCAATACATACTTGCCCTTATGCCTTAAAACTCTTTGGATTAcataataaaggaaaagaaacaacAATACAAACATGCAATCGGGGAAAACTAACCTTTCAATACAGACTTGCAATACATAATATTTTAGCACAATGTATCAATATAGACTTTGATTCTAAAATTTAGCTGAGTATGAACCAAAGTTTGTTAGATTGAgcaaaatagataataaaatttattccaaTGCTaccttaagaaaaatgaaaattgcgaacacaaaaagataatcaagacataaagcaaagaaaaacacattaaaGGAGAAATATGGTGTAACAGTGTATGctaaacttgattttttttgggataaactttgctttttttttttatacaaaggAAACAACAAAAGCTGCTACAACAATACAAACATGCAATCGGGGAAAACTAACCTTTCAATCGAACATGCAATACAAACAAAACCATAAATAATTATGGAAAACTAACTCAGAATGAGCAAATCGGGGCGAAAAGGATGAAGAAGTGTTGGAACAAAGAACCTGTAATGAGAAAAGGGAAATCGATTAAGTGTTGAAACGAAACCATAACCAGCAAATAATGCAaccaaacaaataatgaaaaaaaaatcataaccaAGCAAGAAACCCTATGCCGATTTACCAAGAAACTAACACCATGAACTGAAACAATCGCACCAAATAAtcgtatttataaaaaaattacaataacaCCCATTAATGCATGCAAAGAGGAAAGATGCCAAGATGGAAGTCGGGACCAGCTGGAGATTACTCACTTGTCACTTCAAAGCGTCCGGAGATCTGAGACCGTGGAGTCGACGAAAGATGCCAAGATGGAAGTCGGGACCGGCTGGAGGTTTGGTTTGCTGGCAGCTTCTGTCAATGTTGGGAGGGAGAGGGTGGGTGGAGATCGATTTGAGTGATGAGTGCTGCAACGGCTTAGGAGGGTAAAAGAGAGACCGATTAGGTAATCCTTTCTTTTGGAAGGGATTACAAATCGGCGCTGCATAAGGGAAAATGGGGAATCCGTCCGCAGTGTAATAGGCCTGTATTAGggcaatacagcgaaccaaataAGGTAATCAGTGGGGCAATACACCCAAACAAACATGGTGCAAGTGTTTTTTCAtgaataaatggaaaaaaaaaaacacggcAAGGGCttatatgaataaaaaaaaggaacaaattAGTAGTAAGGCATAAAAGAAATGGATTCTTAATGATTCAACCGGCAACTGCCAGTTTCCAACCCCGTAGGCCGTAGTGGCTGACACGTTCATCCGTCTTCGCTGATCGGCGAAAAAGACAAAACCAACAACTGTTACCTTTGGTTTTTCGTTTTTGATTGTCTTTTTAGCGGTATGtactatttatttttagaaagctttggtttttaaattaattttccttctttttagtCAATCGTacgaaagaaaaaatagagataAGCTTAGACGAAATCGACCAaggatttttattagttttatggTTCTTGCAGACATCGAATTAAGCTCTTTTTATGGTACATTCATTTTTTCCCCTTctgattttcttattttcatgtgtctttgcttctttttttttttagatgaagggtttttttttcctttgtcgGCAGCGTATTTTCCCCTTGTTTTCtgggtttttgttttaaagggtATGGGATTCTGGGTTTTATTCcggtttcaatttttaatttattttatagttgcATTTAGACGTAGAGACTGGGAGCTGGTTGTAATCCCTCATCTGATTGTCGAAAAATaggattagttttttttttttcaaatttcaagctTTTCTGATTTTTCTGGGGGCGTTAAAAGATGATCATTTGTTTCGAGTTCCTTTATGTTTTAGCTTGTTCCTTTGGGTCTTTGATGATGAAAATTGAGCTATTCATGGTTCAtaaatttgctatctttttgTCCTTGGAGTTAGCATTTGAATTGACCATTGTTTTCATGTACTTGCCTACTACTAATATGAAATATTTCAATGGCAAATGCAGGATTGGTTGGTTTTTTTTGGTGAGACCTAGAACTGTTTGATATTTCTTTGAAGTCAAGGATTAGTTCATGTAGACCATGACTGAATTTTAGCTTGGCAGTAGTCGGGTTAAGTATCTCAAGGATTTGGGGTTTATTTTTGAATGGATCCCTTGTTTACAAGAGAAAGAGATATTGAAGTAGATCTTGAAAGTGGTGGGATTACCAGTGAGgatgaaaaaacaaaagatcgTGTTCCATCGAATTTACAAACAAAGAGAACTCTCAGTGGAGTTTGGAGTGGTCTTTTGAGTTTTGATAAGATAGGAAAGGGTGAATCCAGCATGAACTCATGCAGTAGTTCTTCGAGTTTTGGTTGCGGAGTTGAGGGTGAGAATATGGAATGCTTGGTAGACAAGAATTCGGAAGGAGAAGAGAATCATGAACTCATGGCGGTAGCAGAGAAGAACTTAGCAGAAGTGAAGTGCAAGAAGAAAAGCACTAGGAAGCCTCCCAAACCTCCACGGCCACCGAAAGGTCCGCTGTTGGATGCTGCTGACCAGAAGTTGGTGAGGGAGATTGCTGAACTTGCCATGAGGAAACGTGCGAGGATGAAACGGATTAAAACATTGAGGAGGATGAAAGAAGCAAAGGCATCATCATCTAGCAGTGGCCTTTATGCTATGGTTATCACGGTTCTCTTTTGCTTCGTCTTACTCTTTCAAGGTATAATACATCTTTAAAGTTCCAAGGAAGGACCCTAAATAAGAATTATTCTCGTCCTTAGATAAAATCTTTTACTAGTATACATTTCATGGACTGCACGGTATGAATTCTACGAATAACAAAATCCCCTCAGTTTGTTGTGTTTCAAATTTGAGTAACATACCATTTCCGGGTTTTCACAAATAACTTTGTTGGAGAGTCATCATTTCCGATTACCAGAAAGATTTAGCTTGGTTAGCTTGTGTTATTACATAGATTAGGCAGCTTAACTTCGTTGATGAGCTATCTCTGTTTCGACCATGTCTAGTATAATGACATTGTAATTCTTGGTTGTTGCAATTATAGTTGTGCCTTGATATCGAACATTTTTCCTATATTCCCAAAGTATTGTAAAATATTCCCAAAGTATTGTAAAATCATCTGTAAAATATAGcacattacattttattttttatctggAATAAGCCTTCACTTGGAAAAGGAAAGCAAAATCGAAAACTGCTACATCAACTCTCTGTATATTGTTCAGCAGTGAATGGAGTGTTGACAAGAAGAAATTGTTACTGAGTTGACATTGCTCAAGGTCGTCTCCTCCTAGTTAGGAACTTGCTTAATTGTAAGAAACCTTTATCAGCTTAATGAAAGATCATAGTCAACTTTTCATATCAAGAATTCTTTGGTCAATTTGGTTGGTCACCAATTCTTTTAGCCTGTTATCATTATGCTTGAAAGTTTTCTCCCTAGACAAAGTATGGTATCATATATAATGCTTTAAAGTTCTTGCTATGAATGTTTCTTTGATATTACAAAGAAGCATCCTTCAACTTGAATTGTTGTCCCGAAGATGGTTTGATTCTTGTCCTTTGTTCTCCCTTCCTATGAAGATGTTGTAAGCTTTTATGTACTAGCCAACTGCTACCAAAGTGTGGTGAAAGACATTGCTTTGTTTGTAGGTATATGTTCCAGACGTGGTGCAACTGTGATGTTAAACGGGTCTCCTGCACCTGTGGTTGGTTCAAGTGAAGGCTTGATTTCTGTTCAGTTTTCCAAGAGCTTTCCTACGACTGGAAGTCATGACCACGATCCTTCTAGGTACATATTCCTCCAATCTTCATTCTTTGAATATCTTATATGTAGTTAAAGACTTGCCTATCTTTTGTGCATGGTGATCATAAAATTGCAATGATGGATTGCCATAATGTTACTTGCGTAAATGATGCAGTTTGTCAGAACAGCAGGTTTCTGGTTCTTCAGTTATTGAGAAAGAACCGGAAAAGTTGCCCGAAGATGCAGAGAAATAGCTGCCGATGTCGAATTTTACAAGGTGAGGTACATTTTGGGTTTCTTGATATTAATGTAAACAAAATTGTGATTGCTGGCTATGCTGATTTCTGTATGCATGAACGGTCCAGTTGTTGTACAGCTTAGTTAGTAATGTAAATTATTGTATGAATTATAATACAAGTCAATGTGGGTTTGACTTGTCATTGTTAGATTGTCTTGGACAGTTGATGATGGACGAAAAGAACCCCACGTTTCTTTAGTATTTTTGCCATGGTTGACGAATAGAGTTCGTAGAAGGTAGTTGGATTTATTAAGTTAAACACATAATAATGGAACTCATAGGTTGGATATGGGGCATTTCAGGAATGCCAAAAATTAAAGATGCATGTCTTTGCCCATCCTCCAATATCTATGAACAAAAATGCAGGGGCACACCGAATGAAATTGGAAGAATTATAGAAATtctgaatttaaaatattttataaatacataatttaataatataaaattttggatattcatttaaaaataaataagctaTTTATTAACCAGTGTTGGGTGCATTTTACCATAAGataatcttaaaaaatatatatttaaaatggatTGAGGTTTGGTCTTATTAAATTCGaaagttggtttttttttgaaagaaaatattgagatgttatttattaataaacaaaaccaaaacataacatttaataagGTACTAACAACAGTACTCAGCAAAACAAGAGGCAGCTGGTCCGCACAAATGAATATCATAGTCGATACAGTCAAAAACGCAAAACCAGGTAGAAATCTCGAAGCTTCATAAGCCATTTTCAGATTGCAGAACAGCCATGCATTAGCTGGGAAGAGATCATCTTGCTTCAATCTGGAGGAGTCGGAATCTGATTATCCCAATTCACCGCTTCGACCGCCGCTACAGGTACCTCCTCAACCCAAAACGTATTTTCAGTTAAATTAAATCTCTCTTGGGCGATTATATGACCTACACCATTAGCCTTTCTGTCAACATGTTTGAACGAAATCCTTTGAAAACTTGTTGCCATAGCTTTAATCTCTTCAATATAGACACCCATGGTAGATCTGTCTACTACGCCTTGGTTGATTATCATGATTGTCGTTCGGGAATCGCCCTCCGCTTCAATCTGTCTAAATCCCATCTCCTCCGCAAACTTTAGAGCTTGGATACATGCTATAGCTTCAGCAGAAAAAGAGTATGAGATATAATCATTCTTGACTGCACCACTGCCCAATATTAATCCTATCTCATTTCTGATAACGAACCCAGAGCACGATTGGTGTATTTGCAGTTTGAACGCTGCATCAAAGTTCACTTTTACGTTTGGGTCCTGTGGAGGTTTCCAGTGAGTTTTCATGGTCTCTCTCTGGTCAGGTAATTTCCGATTTATCTCATCAAGCTCCCGTACTAGACTAGCCACTATGATTCTGATATCTTGAGCTGTTTGTTGCTTGCCTTCCATGACCTGCTTGTTTCGAGCATGCCAAATTGCCCAAACTGTGATCGCTATAACTTTGCAGGTATAATTACTTCCGTGCTTAAAAACAAAGTCAAACCAAGCCCATATATCATCAGTATTAAAAATTGAAGGGCAACCAATACTAACTAAATCCCCCACCTCTTTTGCAGGGCCACACCTTGTGATGACATGCATCAATATTTCAGGCTCACCGCCACATCTAGGACATATCGAGGAGGCCACCAGCCTTTTTTGTATAGAATATAGGCTGTAAGGATGTAATTATCTAGTATTCGCCAGtttgcaatttttattttaggaggAATCTGTAATTGCCAgagatttttttgtaaattccTCTGCTCTCATGTATGTCGTCCGCTGTAATCTGGCCACTGATTAGAGTTCGATACCCGCTCCGGACAGAGTATTCTCACCCCTCCAAACAATCTTATCGACATCAACTCTTCTGCATAAGGGAATACACCGAATGGTTGCAGCTTCCTCAAGAGTAAAAACACTGGTAATGAGCCCTTCCTTCCAACTTTTAGACGAGTGATCTGTCAAATCCGCCACCCTTTCTATATTCTCGTTAACTCTTGTTTGTCGAATTTGTCCACCAGCCCATCACGGAAGCCATTTATCTCTCCAAATTGAAATTTCGGTGCCAGATCCCACTCTCCAACCAATCCCGTCTTCCAGCAATTTTCGTGTCCCATATATGCTTTTCCAAACATACGAAGGGTAAGATCCCAAACTCACATTCCAGAAATTAGTATTTGGGAAATATTTAGCACTATAAATGCGTGCAACTAACGATTTAGGATTAGTAACTAATCTTCACCCTTGCTTTGCCAACAATGCAATATTGAATTTACACAAATCATAGAAACCCATACCTCCACTCTCTTTTGGCAAACACAAATTGGCTCATTTACTCCAATGCATTCCTTTCCGACTCGAGCTTTTCTGCCACAAAAATTGATTCATAGTCTTTTCTAGATCTGAGCACAAAGTCTTTGGTAGCAAGAAACACGACATAAAGTATGTTGGAAGCTAGGAAGCACGGACATGGCTCATCTCTCATCGTACCAGTGTCGTACATGTGTTTGACACGAACACTCGCGTGTCTGAATATGTACAGGACATGTAGAAATACGTTAAAAAAAGAGGTTGGACACGATCTCGCAGATGTCTAAAACCGGATATAGTCTTGACACGGTCACAGTGGATATAGATTGAAAAACCACAGTTGAGAATGAAAGGGGAAATAAAGTTCTGAAGTAGTCTAGGAAATGAAAGGCTTTTTTCCCCTGAAATTTGTTTTCTCATACACATTTGGCTTGTAGATTTTTCTAGAATTCCTCTCCCTATGTTTGATAAAGCAGTCTAGAAAACTGGGTtggatttaatttctatttattgCTGTTTTCGGAGTGTTTTAAGCAGCTCAAGGGTCTGTTTTGGGTATTGTTTTATTAATCCAgtagatatttaaaaaaagagtaaaaaaataaaaataaaaaaagcttaTTTGAGAAGCTTTCAAGCTTTGTACTCGCTTTGTTGCTtttgatgtttccatttttacatttcaaaaatattttaaacatttatcaCTCTTATTTCTATTTTCCTACTTTCGACGAACTTCAGgtaagtttaatatttattttgtttatgctttgaatgtgttatattttttatttgtttagttactatttttaaaaaatttctatatatttgtaTGTTAAATAATTGATTGTGATGATCACTCTTGAagtatatattgatttttttaat
The Gossypium raimondii isolate GPD5lz chromosome 8, ASM2569854v1, whole genome shotgun sequence DNA segment above includes these coding regions:
- the LOC105791467 gene encoding uncharacterized protein LOC105791467, with the translated sequence MDPLFTRERDIEVDLESGGITSEDEKTKDRVPSNLQTKRTLSGVWSGLLSFDKIGKGESSMNSCSSSSSFGCGVEGENMECLVDKNSEGEENHELMAVAEKNLAEVKCKKKSTRKPPKPPRPPKGPLLDAADQKLVREIAELAMRKRARMKRIKTLRRMKEAKASSSSSGLYAMVITVLFCFVLLFQGICSRRGATVMLNGSPAPVVGSSEGLISVQFSKSFPTTGSHDHDPSSLSEQQVSGSSVIEKEPEKLPEDAEK
- the LOC105793320 gene encoding uncharacterized protein LOC105793320 → MHVITRCGPAKEVGDLVSIGCPSIFNTDDIWAWFDFVFKHGSNYTCKVIAITVWAIWHARNKQVMEGKQQTAQDIRIIVASLVRELDEINRKLPDQRETMKTHWKPPQDPNVKVNFDAAFKLQIHQSCSGFVIRNEIGLILGSGAVKNDYISYSFSAEAIACIQALKFAEEMGFRQIEAEGDSRTTIMIINQGVVDRSTMGVYIEEIKAMATSFQRISFKHVDRKANGVGHIIAQERFNLTENTFWVEEVPVAAVEAVNWDNQIPTPPD